TAACTTTCCGCGGCGCCGCTCAAAGACACCCGGCACAGCCACTTGAGGCGGCGCAGAAAAGAACGGCGCGCGGCATTTTCGGGCAGACCGCGGATAGCGGCGTACAGCATTTGCCGCAGAGGCTTAGGGATTTTGCGGAAAAGTTCTTGATACAGCAAGCCCTGATAACGCTCATAGCCGCCGAAGCACTCGTCACCGCCGTCGCCGTTGAGCGCGACTGTAACGTGTTCGCGGGTCAATTTACAAAGGTAATGCATCGGTATTTGCGAAGGGTCGGCATTGGGTTCGTCGTAACTGTCGATCAATTCCGGTATGATGCTCACCGCGTCAGGCGTGACCGTAAATTCATAATGTTCGGTGTTAAATTTTTGGGCAACGCTGCGCGCGTAAGCCAGTTCGCTGAAATCTTTTTGCGTGAAGCCAATGGCAAAAGTTTTAACCCGGCCGCGCTCGCTCATCAGGGCTGCGATCAGCGAGGAATCCACGCCGCCGCTTAAATGCGCGCCGAGCGGCACGTCGGAAATCAGACGCAAATTTACAGCCTCGCGCAAAATTTCCTCTGTTTGCGCCAGCGCGTCGGCAAAAGAAATTTTTAATTTTGGCCGGTAATCAAGGTTCCAATACTCCGTCATTTGCAGCCGGCCGCGCTGCCAGGTCATGGTGTGTCCGGCCGGCAGTTTATAAATATCCCGAAAAGCGGAGCGGTCAGACACGATATAATTGAAAGTCAAAAAATCATCCAGCGCGCGGAAATCCACGCTGGTCTTGACTTCCGGCTGGGTCAGCAGCGCGTCGACGCTCGAAGCAAAAACAAACGCGCCGTTGCCGTGATAATAGTACAGAGGCTTCTTGCCGGTCTGGTCGACAGCCAGAAATAAATTGTCCGCCGCGCTGTCGTACACCGCCAGCGCGAACATGCCGCGGAAATGCCGCACACAAGCCGCGCCGAATTTTTGGTACATCTTGAGCGCGACTTCCGTGTCGGAATGGGTCGTAAAAATTTCGTCCGCAAAATATTTTTGTTTTAATTCTTGAAAATTATAA
The DNA window shown above is from Candidatus Margulisiibacteriota bacterium and carries:
- the asnB gene encoding asparagine synthase (glutamine-hydrolyzing), which codes for MCGIAGKISAREITPEQIRAMTDTLFRRGPDAAGCQIIRRGENWIGLGHRRLKIIDLSDSANQPLVCGSLTLVFNGEIYNFQELKQKYFADEIFTTHSDTEVALKMYQKFGAACVRHFRGMFALAVYDSAADNLFLAVDQTGKKPLYYYHGNGAFVFASSVDALLTQPEVKTSVDFRALDDFLTFNYIVSDRSAFRDIYKLPAGHTMTWQRGRLQMTEYWNLDYRPKLKISFADALAQTEEILREAVNLRLISDVPLGAHLSGGVDSSLIAALMSERGRVKTFAIGFTQKDFSELAYARSVAQKFNTEHYEFTVTPDAVSIIPELIDSYDEPNADPSQIPMHYLCKLTREHVTVALNGDGGDECFGGYERYQGLLYQELFRKIPKPLRQMLYAAIRGLPENAARRSFLRRLKWLCRVSLSGAAESYAQANLSFDDALKNKLYTDRMPRGDGWQEFLRVFQNAPAADLVDKMLYTDLKLYLRNDLLVKADRAAMRHSLEGRSPFLDARLLEFTASLPARYKIHNFQLKYLLKKIAAKYLPREIISRQKQGFGVPLNAWFRNDLKQYAENLFSDSLLAQSGYFWQDGLLEILRAHQRGVNHGRRLFTLVILENWLRKYRQYI